In Actinoplanes derwentensis, the following proteins share a genomic window:
- a CDS encoding SDR family oxidoreductase — protein MSPGAPERVVVTGAGGGIGAALARRFAADGARVVVNDLNAEAAHAVAGEIGGIAVPGDAASEDDVRHLVDTAWAELGGIDLFCSNAGVLSAGNETTPDDQWQRDFGVNVMSHVYVSRALLPRWLDSSEPKRLLLTVSAAGLLTLLGSATYSVTKHAALAYAEWLRATYAHRGLIVQALCPQGVRTDMLTRGNDRGSGAASLLADGALAPSAVADLVAESLDGTGFLILPHPEVEEYYRLRASDPDRWLGGMNKLQRGFESK, from the coding sequence GTGAGCCCGGGCGCGCCCGAGCGGGTCGTCGTCACCGGTGCGGGTGGCGGGATCGGGGCGGCGCTGGCCCGGCGGTTCGCCGCTGACGGCGCCCGGGTCGTGGTCAACGACCTGAACGCGGAGGCGGCCCATGCCGTGGCCGGCGAGATCGGCGGGATAGCGGTGCCCGGCGACGCGGCAAGTGAGGACGACGTCCGGCATCTGGTCGACACCGCCTGGGCCGAACTGGGCGGCATCGACCTGTTCTGCTCCAACGCCGGAGTGCTGTCGGCCGGGAACGAGACGACCCCGGACGACCAGTGGCAGCGGGACTTCGGTGTCAACGTGATGTCGCACGTCTACGTGAGCCGGGCGCTGCTGCCCCGCTGGCTGGACAGTAGCGAACCGAAACGGCTGCTCCTGACGGTCAGTGCGGCCGGGCTGCTGACACTGCTGGGCAGTGCGACCTACTCGGTGACGAAACACGCGGCGCTGGCCTATGCCGAGTGGCTTCGAGCGACGTACGCCCATCGGGGTTTGATCGTGCAGGCTCTCTGCCCGCAGGGTGTCCGCACCGACATGCTGACCCGCGGCAACGACCGTGGCAGTGGGGCGGCCTCGCTGCTGGCCGACGGTGCGCTGGCGCCCTCGGCGGTGGCCGACCTGGTCGCCGAGTCGCTGGACGGCACCGGTTTCCTGATCCTCCCGCATCCGGAAGTCGAGGAGTACTACCGCTTGCGCGCGAGCGATCCGGACCGTTGGCTGGGAGGCATGAACAAACTCCAGCGCGGTTTCGAGTCGAAATGA
- a CDS encoding type II toxin-antitoxin system RelE/ParE family toxin: MEEWEIRVTHEFLRWVDTLDGDSYDQIVSAIDRLAEVGPGLGRPFVDRVEGSQVHNMKELRPGSSGRSEIRIMFVFDPWRSAILLIGGDKSGNWSGWDRQAIPRAEELYQQYLKERQEEAETEEQHS; this comes from the coding sequence GTGGAGGAGTGGGAGATCCGAGTTACGCACGAGTTTCTGAGATGGGTTGACACTCTTGACGGGGACTCATATGACCAGATCGTTTCCGCCATTGACCGACTGGCGGAGGTAGGGCCCGGGCTGGGAAGGCCCTTCGTCGACCGGGTCGAGGGCTCACAGGTACACAACATGAAGGAGTTGCGACCAGGCTCTTCCGGTCGAAGCGAAATTCGGATCATGTTCGTGTTCGACCCGTGGCGATCAGCGATCCTACTGATCGGTGGAGACAAATCAGGCAACTGGTCTGGCTGGGACCGGCAAGCCATCCCGCGGGCTGAAGAGCTTTACCAGCAGTATCTGAAGGAACGCCAGGAAGAGGCGGAAACCGAGGAGCAACACTCATGA
- a CDS encoding aldehyde dehydrogenase family protein, with protein MTSVFRDQHWIGGAFVPPDGSDRIEVENPYTEQVFGHVPAGTAEDVNRAVSAARDAFDGWAATSPAERGAALGRLHRSLTARADEIARIVGLELGTPLKIAKAVQAGLPLTVLAGYAELAAHPPVDEVIGNSLVVHEPVGVVGAITPWNYPLHQVVAKVGAALAAGNTVVLKPSELTPLTAYLLADAFAEAELPPGVFNLVTGVGSVVGSAIAGHPGIDMVSFTGSTATGRAISHAAADRIAKVSLELGGKSANVILEDADLVKAVKVGIGNAFLNSGQTCTAWTRMLVHRSHYDEAVELAAKTAAGYTVGDPFDPATRVGPLASAGQKDRVRGFIERATARLVAGGLDAPMPGTGHFVAPTVFADVDPDSELAQEEIFGPVLSIIAFDDDDEAVAIANNSKYGLAGAVWGSGERALSVARRLRTGAVDVNGGSFNPFAPFGGYKQSGIGRELGAYGLAEFQQVKAIQR; from the coding sequence ATGACGTCGGTCTTCCGTGACCAGCACTGGATCGGGGGCGCCTTCGTGCCGCCCGACGGATCCGACCGGATCGAGGTGGAGAACCCGTACACCGAGCAGGTGTTCGGGCACGTGCCGGCCGGCACCGCCGAGGACGTGAACCGCGCCGTCTCCGCAGCCCGCGACGCCTTCGACGGCTGGGCGGCCACCTCGCCGGCCGAACGCGGCGCCGCCCTCGGCCGCCTGCACCGGTCGCTCACCGCCCGTGCGGACGAGATCGCCCGGATCGTCGGCCTGGAACTCGGCACCCCACTCAAGATCGCCAAGGCGGTCCAGGCCGGGCTGCCTCTCACGGTGCTCGCCGGGTACGCCGAACTCGCCGCCCACCCACCCGTCGACGAGGTCATCGGCAACTCGCTCGTCGTGCACGAACCGGTCGGCGTGGTCGGTGCGATCACCCCGTGGAACTACCCGCTGCACCAGGTCGTCGCCAAGGTCGGCGCGGCGCTGGCGGCCGGCAATACGGTCGTGCTCAAGCCCAGCGAACTGACGCCGCTCACCGCGTACCTGCTGGCCGACGCGTTCGCCGAAGCCGAACTGCCGCCGGGCGTGTTCAACCTGGTCACCGGTGTCGGATCGGTGGTCGGCTCAGCAATCGCCGGGCATCCCGGCATCGACATGGTCTCCTTCACCGGCTCGACCGCGACCGGCCGGGCCATCAGCCACGCCGCCGCCGACCGGATCGCCAAGGTGTCGCTGGAGCTGGGCGGCAAGTCCGCCAACGTGATCCTGGAAGACGCCGACCTGGTCAAGGCGGTCAAGGTGGGCATCGGCAACGCCTTCCTCAACTCCGGCCAGACCTGCACGGCGTGGACCCGGATGCTGGTGCACCGGTCGCACTACGACGAGGCCGTCGAACTGGCCGCCAAGACCGCCGCCGGATACACCGTCGGTGACCCGTTCGACCCGGCCACCCGGGTCGGCCCGCTCGCCTCGGCCGGCCAGAAGGACCGGGTCCGCGGCTTCATCGAGCGCGCCACCGCCCGCCTGGTCGCCGGTGGCCTGGACGCCCCGATGCCCGGCACCGGCCACTTCGTCGCGCCGACCGTCTTCGCCGACGTCGACCCGGACAGCGAGCTGGCGCAGGAGGAGATCTTCGGCCCGGTGCTGTCGATCATCGCGTTCGATGACGACGACGAGGCGGTGGCCATCGCCAACAACTCGAAGTACGGGCTGGCCGGCGCGGTCTGGGGCTCCGGCGAGCGGGCCCTGTCGGTGGCCCGGCGGCTGCGCACCGGGGCCGTCGACGTCAACGGCGGCTCGTTCAACCCGTTCGCCCCGTTCGGTGGCTACAAGCAGTCCGGTATCGGCCGTGAGCTGGGCGCCTACGGGCTCGCCGAGTTCCAGCAGGTGAAAGCGATCCAGCGATGA
- a CDS encoding TetR/AcrR family transcriptional regulator, whose product MTNPPPTRVDGRTARSERTRNAIIDAHLRLIGEGDMRPTADRVAKLAGVSLRALWSHFADMEALMAASGQRVLERRDASYQPVPADLPLAERIDAFCHQRARLLEEIGPAARASSLKEPFSAGLQRYRKLHVSRVRDELTATFAAEIGSDEELLNALTAACLWPTWATWRDAMDLPVESAQAALTRVVTSMLIESTPAGN is encoded by the coding sequence GTGACCAACCCACCACCAACCCGCGTCGATGGTCGCACCGCACGGTCCGAACGGACCCGCAACGCGATCATCGACGCGCACCTCCGGCTGATCGGCGAAGGCGACATGCGCCCCACCGCCGACCGGGTGGCCAAGCTGGCCGGGGTGTCACTGCGCGCTCTGTGGAGCCACTTCGCCGACATGGAGGCGCTGATGGCGGCCAGTGGGCAGCGGGTTCTGGAACGGCGCGACGCGTCCTACCAGCCGGTCCCGGCGGACCTGCCGCTGGCCGAGCGGATCGACGCGTTCTGCCACCAGCGGGCCCGCCTGCTGGAGGAGATCGGCCCGGCTGCCAGGGCATCATCGTTGAAGGAGCCGTTCTCGGCGGGCCTGCAGCGCTATCGCAAACTGCACGTCTCGCGGGTGCGGGACGAACTGACCGCCACCTTCGCCGCGGAGATCGGCAGCGACGAGGAGTTGCTGAACGCCCTGACCGCGGCCTGTCTCTGGCCGACGTGGGCGACGTGGCGCGATGCCATGGACCTACCTGTCGAATCGGCACAGGCGGCGCTGACGCGTGTGGTCACGTCGATGCTGATCGAAAGCACGCCGGCCGGAAACTGA
- a CDS encoding long-chain-fatty-acid--CoA ligase → MTTLSLATILAEAARLHPEKVAIVDEAGGRISYRDLWAQTRSYAAGLSELGVGPGDTVAVMIPNVADFPRVYFAALAVGARIVPVSLLLNAEEVGYVLADSGANLLVTHSAMLQVGAAAAAATGTKLVNVGPLPADLPQFPPRLEEISAGRQPLRTYVSREAEDVAVILYTSGTTGKPKGALLTHLNLVMNAAVNVFDVHPLTGDDVVMGCLPLFHTFGQTVGMNATFRLGGTLVLLPRFTGEAAIELMIQQKVTIFHGVPTMYIGLLEAAAKAERLPQLKLCVSGGASLPVAVLEKFAATFGSTIWEGYGLSETSPTATTNQPSFGAKPGTVGHPIWGVEVEIARPEVPERIEFLPDGELGEIVIRGHNVFAGYLNRPEATAEALVDGWFRTGDLGIRDEQGFISIVDRTKDLIIRGGFNVYPREVEEVLARHPSIQQVAVIGVADATLGEEICAVVVLEDEGLTEQELIDWSKEHLGKHKYPRQIRFSESLPLGPSMKVLKRELRKQYS, encoded by the coding sequence ATGACGACGCTATCCCTCGCCACCATCCTCGCCGAGGCCGCGCGCCTGCACCCCGAGAAGGTAGCGATCGTCGATGAAGCGGGCGGCCGCATCAGCTATCGCGATCTCTGGGCGCAGACCCGGTCGTACGCCGCCGGGTTGTCGGAATTGGGGGTCGGCCCCGGCGACACGGTGGCCGTGATGATCCCGAACGTGGCCGACTTCCCGCGTGTCTACTTCGCGGCACTCGCCGTGGGCGCCCGGATCGTGCCGGTGTCGCTGCTTCTCAACGCCGAGGAGGTCGGTTACGTCCTCGCCGACAGCGGCGCGAACCTGCTGGTCACGCACTCCGCGATGCTCCAGGTCGGCGCGGCCGCGGCGGCGGCCACCGGGACGAAACTGGTGAACGTCGGGCCGCTCCCGGCGGATCTGCCGCAGTTCCCACCGAGGCTGGAGGAGATCTCGGCCGGCAGACAACCCCTGCGGACGTACGTGTCCCGGGAGGCCGAGGACGTCGCGGTGATCCTCTACACCAGTGGCACCACCGGCAAACCGAAGGGCGCCCTGCTCACCCACCTCAACCTGGTGATGAACGCGGCGGTGAACGTCTTCGACGTGCATCCGCTGACCGGCGACGACGTGGTGATGGGCTGTCTGCCGCTGTTCCACACGTTCGGTCAGACGGTCGGGATGAACGCGACGTTCCGGCTGGGCGGAACGCTCGTGCTGCTGCCCCGGTTCACCGGCGAGGCAGCGATCGAGTTGATGATCCAGCAGAAGGTGACGATCTTCCACGGCGTGCCGACGATGTACATCGGCCTGCTGGAGGCGGCCGCGAAGGCGGAGCGCCTGCCGCAGCTCAAGCTGTGCGTCTCCGGCGGGGCCTCACTGCCGGTGGCGGTGCTGGAGAAGTTCGCGGCGACGTTCGGTTCGACCATCTGGGAGGGGTACGGGCTGAGCGAGACGTCTCCCACGGCCACCACCAACCAGCCGTCGTTCGGAGCGAAGCCCGGCACGGTCGGCCACCCGATCTGGGGTGTCGAGGTGGAGATCGCCCGCCCGGAGGTACCGGAGCGCATCGAGTTCCTGCCCGACGGCGAGCTGGGGGAGATCGTGATCCGCGGGCACAACGTGTTCGCCGGTTACCTGAACCGGCCGGAGGCGACTGCCGAGGCGCTCGTCGACGGCTGGTTCCGGACCGGTGACCTCGGGATCCGTGACGAACAGGGCTTCATCAGCATCGTCGACCGGACCAAGGACCTGATCATCCGGGGCGGGTTCAACGTCTACCCGCGTGAGGTGGAGGAGGTGCTGGCCCGGCATCCGTCGATCCAGCAGGTCGCGGTGATCGGGGTGGCCGACGCGACCCTCGGTGAGGAGATCTGCGCGGTCGTGGTGCTCGAGGACGAGGGCCTCACCGAGCAGGAGCTGATCGACTGGTCGAAGGAGCACCTGGGCAAGCACAAGTACCCGCGTCAGATCCGCTTCAGCGAGTCGCTGCCGCTCGGGCCGAGCATGAAGGTGCTGAAGCGGGAGCTGCGCAAGCAGTACTCCTAG
- a CDS encoding TetR/AcrR family transcriptional regulator, with protein sequence MARPRQALLTRERIVEAAAALIDAEGIDACSMRRLATELGVQGPSLYNHFGTKAEIVDAVAEAVVAQVDISGFHGTDWRDGLRLWAKSYHAVLSAHPNIVPVLATGPGRRPAGLAMAEAVYGALIDAGWSRARATHIGALMRYLITGSALGSFALGFENDPGLYDRFPHLHRAHELAAHRAAVDEGAFELGLDLLIDSLSDRYDQGVRR encoded by the coding sequence ATGGCCCGGCCGCGGCAGGCGCTGCTCACCAGGGAGCGCATCGTCGAAGCGGCCGCGGCATTGATCGACGCTGAGGGGATCGACGCGTGCTCGATGCGGCGCCTCGCCACCGAGCTGGGGGTGCAGGGGCCGTCGCTCTACAACCACTTCGGCACCAAGGCGGAGATCGTCGACGCGGTCGCCGAGGCGGTGGTCGCACAGGTCGACATCTCCGGTTTCCACGGCACCGACTGGCGTGACGGGCTGCGGCTGTGGGCGAAGTCGTACCACGCGGTGCTCTCCGCACACCCGAACATCGTGCCGGTGCTGGCCACCGGACCCGGTCGCCGCCCGGCCGGTCTCGCCATGGCCGAAGCGGTCTACGGCGCGCTGATCGACGCCGGTTGGTCACGGGCCCGGGCCACCCACATCGGCGCGCTGATGCGCTACCTGATCACCGGCTCCGCGCTCGGCTCGTTCGCGCTCGGTTTCGAGAACGACCCGGGTCTCTACGACCGGTTCCCGCACCTGCACCGCGCCCACGAACTCGCCGCACATCGTGCCGCCGTCGACGAGGGCGCCTTCGAACTCGGGCTGGACCTGTTGATCGACAGCCTGTCCGACCGCTACGACCAGGGGGTACGCCGATGA
- a CDS encoding SDR family oxidoreductase, whose amino-acid sequence MADQVAIVTGASRGIGFAIAQRFIAQGARVAVTGRDAEALEAAVKELGGPEVALGVAGKGDDPAHRTAVIDAVREKFGPVTTLINNIGINPAYGPLATLDLNAARKMAEVNLIGTLGWIQEALRGGLAETGGSIVNISSVSGVRPAPGIAFYGTTKAALIHLTEELAVELAPKIRVNAVAPAVVKTRFASALYEGREAEVAATYPLQRLGDTSDVAGTVAFLCSPDAAWITGQTIVIDGGLTLTGAVQ is encoded by the coding sequence ATGGCTGACCAGGTAGCAATCGTGACCGGAGCAAGCCGGGGAATCGGGTTCGCCATCGCGCAACGCTTCATCGCTCAGGGAGCCAGAGTCGCCGTCACCGGCCGTGACGCCGAGGCCCTCGAGGCCGCGGTGAAGGAGCTCGGCGGCCCCGAGGTGGCCCTCGGCGTGGCCGGCAAGGGTGACGATCCCGCCCACCGAACCGCCGTGATCGACGCGGTGCGGGAGAAGTTCGGGCCGGTCACCACACTGATCAACAACATCGGGATCAACCCGGCGTACGGCCCGCTGGCCACCCTCGACCTCAACGCCGCCCGCAAGATGGCCGAGGTCAACCTGATCGGCACGCTCGGCTGGATCCAGGAGGCACTGCGCGGCGGCCTGGCCGAGACCGGTGGCTCGATCGTCAACATCTCGTCGGTCTCCGGGGTCCGGCCGGCACCGGGGATCGCGTTCTACGGCACCACCAAGGCGGCGCTGATCCACCTCACCGAGGAACTGGCGGTCGAGCTGGCTCCGAAGATCCGGGTCAACGCGGTCGCGCCCGCGGTCGTGAAGACCCGGTTCGCCTCGGCGCTGTACGAGGGGCGGGAAGCGGAGGTGGCGGCCACCTACCCGCTCCAGCGGCTCGGCGACACCAGCGATGTGGCCGGGACCGTGGCGTTCCTCTGTTCCCCCGACGCCGCCTGGATCACCGGGCAGACCATCGTGATCGACGGCGGTCTGACCCTGACCGGGGCCGTCCAGTGA
- a CDS encoding acyl-CoA dehydrogenase family protein, translating into MDFEYDAKTEDYRKRLLAFMDEYVYPAESGFHTDGDSWEPPAALTPLKAAAKEAGLWNLFLPGEHGAGLTNLQYAPLAEITGRSPAVAPPALNCAAPDTGNMEVLAEFGTAEQQQMWLTPLLSGEIRSAFAMTEPQVASSDATNIATRIERDGDDYIINGRKFYITGAMNPNCKIFIVMGKTDPDAARHVQQSQILVPRDTPGLTVKRGMTVMGYRDGDHGGHAELIFENVRVPATNLIGVEGGGFAISQARLGPGRIHHCMRLIGMAERALEMMCTRALARTTFGKTLAEQGVVQDWIAESRVRIEQARLLVLKAAWLMDTVGNKGAHTEIQAIKIAVPSAVEWILDKAIQTHGAAGLSQDTPLAGIWASARMLRLADGPDEVHKRSLAHRELKRYRSSS; encoded by the coding sequence ATGGACTTCGAGTACGACGCGAAGACCGAGGACTACCGCAAGCGGCTGCTCGCCTTCATGGACGAATACGTCTATCCGGCGGAATCCGGCTTTCACACCGACGGCGACAGCTGGGAGCCGCCGGCCGCGCTGACCCCGTTGAAGGCGGCGGCGAAAGAGGCCGGCCTGTGGAACCTCTTCCTGCCCGGTGAGCACGGTGCCGGACTGACCAACCTGCAGTACGCCCCACTGGCCGAGATCACCGGCCGCAGCCCGGCGGTGGCCCCGCCCGCGCTCAACTGTGCCGCCCCGGACACCGGCAACATGGAGGTCCTGGCCGAGTTCGGCACGGCCGAGCAGCAGCAGATGTGGCTCACGCCGCTGCTGTCCGGCGAGATCCGGTCGGCGTTCGCGATGACCGAGCCGCAGGTGGCCTCCTCCGATGCCACGAACATCGCCACCCGGATCGAACGGGACGGTGACGACTACATCATCAACGGGCGGAAGTTCTACATCACCGGCGCGATGAACCCGAACTGCAAGATCTTCATCGTGATGGGCAAGACCGACCCGGACGCCGCCCGGCACGTGCAGCAGAGCCAGATCCTGGTACCCCGGGACACTCCTGGGCTGACGGTCAAGCGCGGCATGACGGTGATGGGCTACCGCGACGGCGACCACGGTGGCCACGCCGAGCTGATCTTCGAGAATGTCCGGGTCCCGGCCACCAACCTGATCGGTGTCGAGGGCGGCGGCTTCGCGATCTCCCAGGCGCGACTCGGGCCGGGCCGGATCCACCACTGCATGCGGCTCATCGGCATGGCCGAACGGGCACTCGAGATGATGTGTACCCGGGCGCTGGCCCGCACCACGTTCGGCAAGACGCTCGCCGAGCAGGGCGTTGTCCAGGACTGGATCGCCGAGTCCCGGGTACGGATCGAACAGGCTCGGCTGCTGGTGCTCAAGGCCGCCTGGCTGATGGACACGGTCGGCAACAAGGGCGCGCACACCGAGATCCAGGCCATCAAGATCGCGGTGCCGTCCGCGGTGGAGTGGATTCTGGACAAGGCGATCCAGACACACGGAGCGGCCGGGCTCAGCCAGGACACCCCGCTCGCCGGGATCTGGGCCAGCGCGCGGATGCTGCGGCTCGCCGACGGTCCCGACGAGGTGCACAAGCGGTCGCTGGCGCACCGCGAACTCAAGCGATATCGGAGTAGTTCGTGA
- a CDS encoding phosphotransferase family protein, whose protein sequence is MKGLDLERLQAYLDSPPLSATMFAGGKSNLTYAVTDGADRWVLRRPPLGHVLPTAHDMAREHKVLDALSKAGYPVPRPVRLCTDTAVIGAPFYLMEHVDGTIHRDAGGLGAQAFRELNLTLVDTLADLHALDPQAIGLGDFGKPAGFNVRQVRRWKQQLDASRSRELSGIEELHARLATDIPDGGPGAVVHGDFRLDNVLVSDDLTVNAVLDWEMSTLGDPLSDLALMQVYAGRPLLELDGVPVAPIDIPGHPSLDEIAARYAERSKRDVSDLHWYVAFAAFKLAVILEGVHFRYTKGQTVGPGFDTMGAMVPALVEQGHRALEGH, encoded by the coding sequence ATGAAGGGCCTCGACCTGGAGAGACTCCAGGCCTATCTGGACAGTCCGCCGCTGAGTGCGACGATGTTCGCGGGCGGCAAGTCGAACCTCACCTATGCGGTGACCGACGGCGCCGACCGCTGGGTGCTGCGCCGCCCGCCGCTGGGGCACGTGCTGCCCACCGCCCACGACATGGCCCGCGAGCACAAGGTTCTCGACGCCCTGTCCAAGGCCGGTTACCCGGTGCCCAGGCCGGTGCGGCTGTGCACCGACACCGCGGTGATCGGGGCGCCGTTCTACCTGATGGAGCACGTCGACGGCACGATCCACCGGGATGCCGGCGGGCTCGGCGCGCAGGCGTTCCGCGAACTCAACCTCACCCTGGTCGACACGCTCGCCGACCTGCACGCGCTGGACCCGCAGGCGATCGGGCTGGGCGACTTCGGCAAGCCGGCCGGTTTCAACGTCCGTCAGGTGCGCCGGTGGAAGCAGCAACTCGACGCGTCCCGCAGCCGGGAGCTGTCCGGGATCGAGGAGCTGCACGCCCGCCTCGCCACGGACATCCCGGACGGCGGGCCGGGCGCGGTCGTGCACGGCGACTTCCGGCTGGACAATGTGCTGGTCAGTGATGATCTGACGGTCAACGCCGTGTTGGACTGGGAGATGTCCACACTGGGTGATCCGCTCAGCGATCTCGCGCTGATGCAGGTGTACGCCGGGCGGCCGCTGCTGGAACTCGACGGTGTGCCGGTCGCCCCGATCGACATTCCCGGGCACCCCTCACTCGATGAGATCGCCGCCCGCTATGCCGAGCGCAGTAAGCGCGACGTCAGCGATCTGCACTGGTACGTGGCGTTCGCCGCGTTCAAACTCGCCGTCATCCTCGAAGGCGTGCACTTCCGCTACACCAAGGGCCAGACGGTCGGCCCTGGTTTCGACACCATGGGCGCGATGGTTCCCGCGCTGGTCGAGCAGGGTCATCGAGCACTGGAGGGACACTGA
- a CDS encoding alcohol dehydrogenase catalytic domain-containing protein, giving the protein MSRYTTGLVVRDPSVPAELVELGLPEIGPGQVRVEVRAAGVCHSDLSMINGTLRPPHPLVLGHEAAGVVVETGDRVSRVQVGDHVVLNWQPACRSCWFCEHAQPWLCSTSSGVAALENGMTLDGAPVHVTLGLGAFAEQVVAPERAVIPVPPQLGFDLAALLGCSVLTGSGAVRNTARVQPGETVLVIGLGGVGLSAVAAARAAGAGKVIAVDVTEAKKGLAEAAGATDFLVSSDNLSKEVRGLTSRLGADHAIECVGRASTIRAAWRATRRGGQVTVVGMGAADDMVQLGALDIFSSARTLKASVYGQADTDLEVPALAREVLDGTLNLDHLITDRITLAEIPAAFDRMSRGEGARSVAIL; this is encoded by the coding sequence ATGAGCCGCTACACGACCGGGCTGGTGGTCCGGGATCCCAGCGTCCCCGCTGAGCTGGTCGAACTCGGGCTGCCCGAGATCGGGCCCGGGCAGGTGCGGGTCGAGGTCCGCGCGGCAGGTGTCTGCCACTCCGACCTCTCCATGATCAACGGGACGTTGCGCCCACCGCACCCGCTCGTCCTCGGCCACGAGGCGGCCGGCGTGGTGGTCGAAACCGGCGACCGCGTCAGCCGGGTCCAGGTCGGCGACCACGTGGTGCTCAACTGGCAGCCGGCCTGCCGATCCTGCTGGTTCTGCGAACACGCTCAGCCGTGGCTTTGCAGCACCTCCTCCGGGGTCGCCGCCCTGGAGAACGGCATGACCCTCGACGGTGCCCCGGTCCACGTGACACTCGGCCTCGGGGCGTTCGCCGAACAGGTGGTGGCGCCGGAACGTGCGGTGATCCCCGTACCGCCGCAACTAGGTTTTGATCTTGCCGCTCTGCTCGGATGCTCGGTCCTGACCGGCAGCGGTGCCGTCCGCAACACCGCCCGGGTCCAGCCCGGCGAAACCGTTCTGGTCATCGGCCTCGGCGGCGTCGGCCTGTCCGCGGTCGCCGCCGCCCGAGCCGCTGGCGCCGGCAAGGTGATCGCCGTCGACGTCACCGAAGCCAAGAAGGGCCTGGCCGAAGCGGCCGGCGCCACCGACTTCCTGGTCTCCTCCGACAACCTGTCCAAAGAGGTCCGGGGCCTGACCTCCCGGCTCGGCGCCGACCACGCCATCGAATGCGTCGGCCGGGCGTCGACCATCCGCGCAGCCTGGCGCGCCACCCGCCGAGGCGGCCAGGTCACGGTGGTCGGTATGGGCGCCGCCGACGACATGGTCCAACTGGGTGCCCTGGACATCTTCAGCTCGGCGCGCACCTTGAAGGCGTCGGTCTACGGCCAGGCCGACACTGACCTGGAGGTCCCGGCCCTGGCCAGGGAAGTCCTGGACGGCACCCTGAACCTCGACCACCTGATCACCGACCGCATCACCCTGGCCGAGATCCCCGCCGCTTTCGACCGCATGTCCCGTGGTGAGGGCGCCCGCTCGGTAGCCATCCTCTGA